From the Carassius carassius chromosome 45, fCarCar2.1, whole genome shotgun sequence genome, one window contains:
- the LOC132127782 gene encoding interleukin-6 receptor subunit beta-like, with translation MDTSCNLLLLLMFLHYAVGFTNSCVKIHPDSSSNIVLEVGKDFTATCHLREGSTYTSDDIEWLSENGSIPKQFYHRINETAVSVTVNIDSDMNGWLRCRATKDSLSYVNPCVYGISLHTGYPPLKPKNLSCIAVQEDKDISPNLNCSWDPGSRNPLIDTTYTVYANVLGTTQKHKADCNQHLARSCVVNLETFPIHMILKVWVEVKNALGSEESELLNDSSYFAKPNPPLNVQVLAEVNIPTSLMVTWKHPIDRTIMKLSYAIRYRKAASDVWIEVPESFTRGYIESFRLQSLEPYTEYVVQMRCIEESKSSYWSDWSLNVKNSTAEAKPASAPDLWRIIQPTSYNRNVTLIWKDPVKANGKILLYNLSINQDYKMFESHSITADNSQKYWMELPPGKMANIEITAFNSVGASPKASLFIPGSDKELPGVEDMSWSVLDEKPEPKLQVKWTAVLPPHPTLQLSEYLLEWVKITQSVHQTELQVGWQRVPKNVNITTLNADLKEYMRYNISVYPIYKNHSGHRLFQAGRPVTRPAYIQQGPPKEGPTVTVKKSKKNSAELTWNEIPLDSQQGFITNYNISYAIGNTKQWKSVMVDPNVHSHVLTDLASETDYLVNVWVSTEAGSFKGTDCTFKTMKYGDGEVEVIVVVVCLGFLFLTVFIIMFCLRKREVIKKMLWPQVPDPSDSSIAHWSPDFPIKADLPKEDVSVVEVDVFDGKSLCEEEKGMLPLKKDKYLSEEHSSGIGGSSCMSSPRHSVSDSDEGDSGQTTSSTVQYSTVLGSGYKGQTPSHQPPAFARSESTQPLLDCEEHPDPLKESQSRSSYFRRGRELEPGVLAPECDGGSLTFCPVQEEEVSPVTEEPPASALSYMPQKSGYRPQ, from the exons ATGGACACTTCATGTAATTTACTTCTACTCTTGATGTTTTTGCACTATGCAGTAG GTTTCACTAATAGTTGTGTGAAGATCCATCCAGACTCCAGCAGTAACATTGTTCTTGAGGTGGGAAAAGACTTCACCGCGACATGTCACCTGCGTGAAGGGTCCACTTACACCTCAGATGATATTGAATGGCTTTCGGAGAACGGCAGCATTCCAAAGCAGTTTTACCACAGAATAAATGAAACGGCTGTTAGTGTTACTGTTAACATCGACAGTGACATGAACGGTTGGTTGCGGTGCAGAGCCACCAAGGATTCCCTGTCATACGTAAATCCATGTGTCTATGGAATCTCACTCCATACGGGAT ATCCTCCATTGAAACCAAAGAATCTGTCATGCATTGCTGTGCAAGAGGACAAGGATATTTCCCCTAACTTAAACTGTAGTTGGGATCCAGGATCGCGAAACCCGCTGATCGATACAACTTACACCGTTTATGCCAACGT acTTGGGACCACTCAAAAACATAAAGCTGACTGTAATCAGCATCTTGCCAGATCCTGCGTCGTCAATCTGGAAACCTTTCCAATTCATATGATTTTAAAAGTCTGGGTTGAAGTGAAGAATGCTCTGGGGTCAGAGGAGTCAGAACTTCTAAATGATTCATCTTATTTTG caaaaCCAAATCCTCCACTGAATGTCCAAGTCCTCGCTGAAGTTAACATCCCTACATCTCTCATGGTTACCTGGAAACATCCCATTGACAGGACCATTATGAAACTCTCTTATGCCATCAGATACCGCAAAGCAGCATCTGATGTTTGGATCGAG GTGCCGGAGAGCTTCACCAGAGGGTACATAGAGTCGTTCAGACTGCAGTCTCTGGAGCCGTACACTGAATATGTGGTGCAGATGCGATGCATTGAAGAAAGTAAAAGCAGTTACTGGAGTGACTGGAGCCTCAATGTTAAAAATAGCACTGCAGAAGCCA AGCCAGCAAGCGCACCAGATCTTTGGAGAATCATTCAGCCCACTTCTTATAATAGAAATGTCACACTAATATGGAAG GATCCTGTAAAAGCTAATGGAAAAATATTGTTGTATAACTTGAGTATCAACCAGGATTACAAAATGTTTGAAAGCCACAGTATAACAGCAGATAATAGCCAGAAGTATTGGATGGAGCTGCCACCAGGAAAAATGGCCAATATTGAAATAACTGCGTTCAATTCAGTTGGAGCGTCTCCTAAAGCATCTTTGTTCATTCCAGGATCAGATAAAG AGCTTCCTGGCGTGGAGGATATGAGCTGGTCTGTACTTGATGAAAAGCCAGAGCCGAAGTTGCAGGTGAAGTGGACTGCTGTCCTGCCTCCTCATCCCACTTTACAACTCTCCGAATACCTCCTGGAGTGGGTGAAAATCACACAGTCTGTGCATCAAACAGAGCTGCAGGTCGGCTGGCAGAGAGTCCCTAAAAATGTCAACATCACCACACTAAATG CTGATTTGAAGGAATACATGCGGTACAACATATCAGTGTATCCAATTTACAAGAATCATTCAGGACACAGGCTTTTCCAAGCAGGACGTCCCGTGACCAGACCAGCCTACATTCAACAAGGAC CTCCAAAAGAGGGTCCTACTGTCACAGTGAAAAAATCCAAGAAGAACAGTGCCGAGCTGACGTGGAATGAGATTCCTCTAGACAGCCAGCAGGGTTTCATCACCAACTACAACATATCCTATGCCATCGGGAACACTAAGCAATGGAAAT CTGTGATGGTGGACCCTAATGTCCATTCACACGTGCTGACGGATCTGGCCAGTGAAACCGATTACTTGGTTAACGTCTGGGTGTCAACAGAAGCAGGATCTTTCAAAGGCACTGATTGTACTTTCAAAACTATGAAGTACG GTGATGGAGAGGTGGAGGTGATTGTAGTTGTGGTTTGCCTCGGCTTCCTGTTCCTGACCGTCTTTATCATAATGTTCTGCCTTCGGAAAAGAGAAGT GATTAAGAAGATGTTGTGGCCGCAGGTTCCAGATCCGTCTGACAGCTCCATTGCCCACTGGTCACCTGATTTCCCCATAAAG GCCGACCTGCCCAAAGAAGATGTCAGCGTGGTGGAGGTGGACGTGTTTGACGGCAAGTCCCTGTGCGAGGAAGAAAAGGGCATGCTGCCGCTGAAGAAGGACAAGTATCTGTCGGAGGAGCACAGCAGCGGCATCGGAGGCTCGTCCTGCATGTCTTCGCCCCGGCACAGCGTGTCGGACAGCGACGAGGGCGACTCGGGCCAGACCACGTCCAGCACCGTGCAGTACTCCACCGTGCTGGGCAGCGGCTACAAGGGCCAGACTCCCAGCCACCAGCCTCCAGCGTTCGCTCGCTCCGAGTCCACACAGCCGCTGCTGGACTGTGAGGAGCATCCAGACCCTCTCAAAGAGAGCCAGTCCAGGAGCTCATACTTCAGACGCGGCCGAGAGCTGGAGCCCGGTGTCCTGGCTCCGGAGTGTGACGGAGGCTCGCTGACCTTCTGTCCGGTGCAGGAGGAGGAGGTGTCTCCCGTCACAGAGGAGCCACCCGCCTCCGCCTTGAGTTACATGCCGCAGAAGAGCGGCTACCGACCTCAGTAA